In the Ctenopharyngodon idella isolate HZGC_01 chromosome 21, HZGC01, whole genome shotgun sequence genome, ACGCACAGCTGGTATCAGTGTatcgatactgcagaaaaggagtattggaaccgcttatatattgatattttgGATAATGATagtgcatacatttttaaaaagattatttttgttCCATGGTTTTTCCAGTACCTTAGGGATGACGAGGAGGGCATCAGCAAACGCCTGCACACCCAGCTGGGCCCGACCCTTTACTTTGGGCTTATGTTTAACCAAAGCATCAGCTAAAGCCACCTCGAACGCACCGGCCCCAGCCACAACACAACCTGCAAACACAGAACAGGATGAGAAAACAAGCACCATACATCTAGAATGTCACCATACCCCTAAAACGGCTAATGGAAATGCTAACTAGATATCCCAAGAGGCAATATATTCTTTCTTTGGCAATGAAAGTGTTTAAGGAATAtgaaaatttataaaaatgtatatacttatGTTGTAATCATCCATCTGGAACAAGTGTCTGCTAAAACTAGTCTTATGATGTATTAACTACACAGGAAGACTGGTAAATAAACATTCATGGGGGTCATTGTCTGGTCAAGTTAGTGGAGCACTAGAGATTCTTAATTCCCAAGTGATGGTTCTTCAATgtgaaatgtaatattttctttacTTCTCAGTAATATTCATCACGTCCAACATGTTCTTTTATGTTTGAAGGTTTGGCTCCCTACCATCTTCAATGGCGTTTTTGACCGCCCTGAGCCCGTCTCTAACCGCATCTTTGATCTGTGTCAGGGTGTGCTTGTTGGGCCCTTTCACCAGCAGGGTCACGGAGCGAGGGTTACCACACTTCTCAATGAAGGTGAATTTCTCCTCTCCCTAAAACAAAAAGCCAAACATAAGTAACAATGAACTGACATTTAGACTGTTTTTCAGACTTTTGTGCACTCACCAGTGTGTGCTCGTACACAAGCCCAGCATATCCCAAACAATCAGGCGTCAGATCGTCCACAGAGTTCATAGCTACACCACCGCATGCCAGACACAGCCTTATGGGaagagaacatattttaaatagtaagaGGGGAAAATGGATATTgacaataaatgcaataaatgtagAAATGTTTAAACTAAGTTCTAGGACTGCCCCTGACTAAAGATTTTTATGGTTGACCATTAGACGTTCATTAGTCCACTAATCGCTTGCCGCAAAGCACCGGCAAAAGTAGACTAATGACTATGAATgtgtctgaaaaaaaatatcaaggagacgtaattattcattaataaaCTAATATTTTCTGAGttggctgcaaagatgaagttgatgATGCTGACTTATCTCCGCAGTACAGTGAACGCACCTATAGAGAGAAATGCTCCTTTCATACAGATAGCAGAGAGTATTTCTTTTCGATTTGAAttggtttgtttaaaagtagGCTTGAAATGTCTATAcactgagtttcggttcatttttgtgatgcGCTCCAGTTCAGGGAGACCGAGATGGTCAAAAGGCACAAAGTTttgttattgtaattttacacaaataaaagaccctttacagttttgaatgatgtattacttatatgaccaaaaatggcggagtattttaagttatttcCGCTTCAAAAATGCAAGTGTTCgatgtcatgcagtaagcgcgcttatacttcagcttccacactccacacaaacacttggatatggaTATTGGATAATAAtagtgcacatttatctaggttaatgtCAGAGcgagcagccatgtaaagttgctactgcttgctaagtttcaaatgataagccatatttgaggttgatTGATGATAGGCGAACATTTGAATTTCCGGCCTGACACTGTAATCACCAGCCGTTAACGATCTGTCTCTGACGGACTGTGTGACTTCACcacaaaggttttttttctgtgactaaACGTCTAATAAAATTTTAGTCGACTGTGCCTCTAGTCAACCAAATTTTTAGTCAAACTTAAGTTGTTGGGGAAGGGAAAAATTGGTCGCAttatgttacattaaaaaataatgtaaaataccgGTATATAAAACGTGTTTACAATCATTATAAACGTGTATTTTAGTATGTTATGTTAgcctataaaataaattatagcaGCATTCATTACAAACAACATTACCCacacctaatcctaaacctTCCTAGGCTGTAGACTTAGGGGGGTAATAACCTGGCAGGGGTCAGAACACTGTCATTGGGCTCCCCTCTCTAATGTTTCCAAATTCGCATGTGTTTGGATTctaaactattttttattatgtaaataataatgctTTGTACTTCACTTGTGTCCCAATATCCACATAAAATGGCATCCTTCATATGctcaaaaatgtgtttgaataATACCAGTGTGACGTTAAGGCTGTGGTCATGCTGACATATTGTAGGCCTACAACAGAATTTAAATTAAGGTGAATAACTTTATTTTTGGCTGTCTGCATTTTTAGTTTGATGATGAATAGGCTGTGATGTTCATGAATAGCCACTTAGGACTACAGGGTTTTTCCtacattgaaaaaaacaaaacaaatttttgtCCCGCCAAAGCCATATTTGATCAGTTATTGTGAGTTGTTCATGAGTGACGCGGATGACTGCTGCGCTGACGGACAGAACGAGCAGAGAGCTCCTCCCTCGTGACCGCGTACTCTTCTGTCTTCAAACTAAGCACCGTCtttgccctctctctctccctcgcaCATAATCTAAATCAACTGGCATGATGCTAAAAGTTCGGAAGACCGAATCCATGTTTCACGTGGCGCATTcggagaattttttttcctgaataaCCGCAGGGTGTGAATAGTACTCAAAAGAACGTTACCTCATCTTCTCTGACAGGCGTCCCGCACATTCAGCTGACATATACCACACTTTCaatagatgaaaaaaaaaaaaatcttatacaGTTACAGTGATATTGTTTTCTGTGTTGACAAATCTTTTGCGATGTCCTAAAAACAGCCGCGATTCGCGCACAACGCATCCATGTCCGCTAATGTCCAATTCGCGACCTTATGACTCATTTGAACcgattcattttaatgaatggTTAAAACAACTTATCTGTTCAACACTGAACTCAGTAGACACCACTGTCTGAATCAGTGTATAACAAATCGTTTACTCAGAACAACTCTGAAATGAGAACGTAAGTGTGCTTACCTCAAGAGTGGTTAGTAAGATTTAGCCTTAATAATCCACAGTATTTTCAGGTTATTTATTTGACAATGTGTAGTAAATTACCTATAAAATCAGTTAGTTTAGATTGGAGTGAGGTGAAACCTGAACGAAGTTGCATTCAATTGTATAAGGTAGAAAATTAGACTtagttaaattaactttttaatgcGACTTTTCAATActgattaataattaataataataataataataataataataataataataatattatatataccaAAATAATTTTCAGGTCTCGCAAAGAAGCATCTTCTCTTACAAAGCTATgaaatcacagatttttttGCAAAGAGGACGAGGAAGGATTACAGTAAGAGCGGCAGGTAATTTATTGTCAGTATTGGGCTCGCAGATCACGTGGGTAGGGCactttttactgtttgtgtGGATGACCATGTCTGTCAGCCACCACCGaagaccatttttgacccaaGAAAAACCCTGGACTAGCGATGTGTTCTACGTCACAGTCCTTCATAGAGCGCGTCACACTACAGCCCTACTGCCTCAGCTAACCTCACGTGCATGAAGCGCCATCTACAGGTATTTCCCTAAACAGCCACAGGTCAGATTTTCCACCCCAGGATGACCTTATTacgaattattttatttgttagtttcagtaactactattagtttcatttagttttagtatttcatttatttatttattttattttttttaaataataaatcagtttacaaaaatgttttttgaccaatagttttagttttctgTGATTTATACACAAAAAATACCAATCAGTcaagccacaaaaaaaaaaaaaaaccattataACATGAACATTATTCTCTTACCTTTCCATGTTCCGCCTCTTTGCTCGGCGCAATGCCACAATGCCCTCTTTAGCCAAAGCATCCAGAGAAAATGGATCAATACCCTGtacaaaaacaattttgtttgtttaactaAGTGatttaacaagctataaaaGTTAAATCTTTTATTCCACAAACTAAAAATCATACATTACCTTCTGATTGATGACCACAAAGCCCTTCTTAGTATCTGCACACACTTTATTCTTTAGATCGATGATTTTCATCACACGATCTTCGATGAACTTCCTCTCAGCCTTCACCAGCTTGTCTCTCTCATCTGCACTCTTGTAGAAGAACCCAGAGTTCACTTCTCTGTGAAAACAGGCGATTATTTAATTACATAGATAATTAGCAGCACCCAGTAACCTActgtaaataattacaaatgaaCATGTAAAGCCTACGTTTTCTCATATTCCAAAGAAACGTTGCAGGTGAGAATAAAAGCGTCCTCCACCCTCTTCTTCATGTCAGGATGTCTGGCTCCATGGTCCAACACCAATCCACTAATCAGTCtaagcacaaataaacacaaacagttGTAAATCTACAATTTTTTCCACTTTTTGAGAATGATTCCTTTAAAGAAAGCCTACAATCCACACAAGAGAGGAAGCCATTCTCTGAGTCTTACTGTGTATcactgtcagttttgtgtttcatCTCCATGATCTCCACCATGTAGAGGTCGATGGGCTCGTTTGGCTTCCTGATAGTCAGAACAGCGTCCACCACAGCCTGAAGTAAAAGCACACGTGTTACAGGTGAACCAAATGTCAGTGTACTGGGGAAAGATGTCCTATCTAATTAATATTGAtcacattaaaggggtcatgaaatgCATTTTCAGATCTTTGTGTTTCTGGAGGTTAGCTTGTGAAGTTAGTAAAGATTTTGCACCAATCaaatttgtaaaaatcattttccATAAGGCCGTTACATCTTTCAGAAATGCACATAAATGCCCAATATGGTGATTGGCAAACTGTACCGCACCATATTCACACCCTCCCCACAGTATGCTTGATGCTTTGATGCTCGAGAGAACCAGATGTGTGATAGAGCCGTATATGTTTGATCCCAATTCAGAAGAAAACGCCTGTTTCAGTGTCGTAACTAAATTTTAATCTGTATATAGTTCTAAAACTATTAAACCTGCAAGCAGTGATGAACATGTTTCTACCATGTTGAACTATGCTAGGAGTGCATGACAGTGTTAAACATGTCGCTTCCTGTTGCCAGCTGGTGGCGttatgactataactgaatattagTGTGTAGGATCTTGTTCTCTAATCAAatcttgcggtactttgatgtcagacaccgatcggtctgcgcctgccgcttcaagtcgaacacacctgtttctcgtttctgaatgaattcGCATTATTAACGAATCAatcgggtgaaccaatgattcaat is a window encoding:
- the cct6a gene encoding T-complex protein 1 subunit zeta, whose amino-acid sequence is MSAVKALNPKAEVARAQAALAVNISAARGLQDVLKSNLGPKGTMKMLVSGAGDIKLTKDGNVLLHEMQIQHPTASLIAKVATAQDDITGDGTTSNVLIIGELLKQADLYVSEGLHPRVIAEGFEAAKEKALEVLEEVKVMKEMDRETLIHVARTSLRTKVHVELADLLTEAVVDAVLTIRKPNEPIDLYMVEIMEMKHKTDSDTQLISGLVLDHGARHPDMKKRVEDAFILTCNVSLEYEKTEVNSGFFYKSADERDKLVKAERKFIEDRVMKIIDLKNKVCADTKKGFVVINQKGIDPFSLDALAKEGIVALRRAKRRNMERLCLACGGVAMNSVDDLTPDCLGYAGLVYEHTLGEEKFTFIEKCGNPRSVTLLVKGPNKHTLTQIKDAVRDGLRAVKNAIEDGCVVAGAGAFEVALADALVKHKPKVKGRAQLGVQAFADALLVIPKVLAQNSGYDPQETLVKLQSELKETGELVGVDLNTGEPMVAGEAGVWDNYCVKKQLLHSCTVIASNILLVDEIMRAGLSSLK